TCAAGACCCCCGGATGTTGGCCCGTTTCCATGACCATGCGCGCCGCGCCCAAGACGGTCTGCGCGGCCAAACGGGTGGCCACTTCCCGCGGCAACCCCGCGGCCACGCCCCCGTCACTCAACGCTTCTATGACCATATAAACATAGGCCGGGCCGCTGCCGCTCAGACCGGTGACCGCATCCAGCAACGGCTCCGGCACCTGGCACGCAAAGCCCAGAGCGGCCAGCAGATTTTGCACCAGCTCCCCATCGGCAACCGTGGCGTGAGCGCCCAGCGCATAGGCGCTGGCGGCCGCGCCGACAATGGCCGGTGTGTTGGGCATGACGCGCACGACTCGTGTTCCCTCCGGCACCACGGCCTGCAAGCGCGCCAGCGGCACACCAGCCGCAATTGAAACCACCAGATGCCGCCGACTCAACTGGGGGGCTATTTCCTGCAACACGCCGGCCACTTGCGCCGGTTTCACCGCAACAAAAAGAACCTCGGCAGCGTCGGCCACCGCGGCATTGGATTCCATCGCCCGCCCGCCCGCTTCGCGCACAAAACTGGCCAGGGCGGCGGGTGACACATCGCTGGCGCTGATGGCGTCCGATTCCACCAGTCCAGCGCGCACAAAACCGCGTGCCAGAGCAGTAGCCATCTTGCCGGCGCCGACGAAACCCACTTTCAAATTGGCAATCATGGATTTTTCTTAGCAGTCCCCCCGTTCCTTGGAAAGCGCAAAGCCACCGCCCGGAATCCTGAAATTGAATGACAATAGCCCCGTGCACGTATAATCTAGGTTGGGTTGAACATGACAGAACGACCTGCAGCGAAATTCCTGCCCTCCGGCTTGATTGTGGCCGCCTCCCTGGCCCTGCTTTGGTGGGCCTTTGGCCCCACGGCACCGGTCACCTCCCGTCTGCCGGGTCAGGATGGCAGCGAACAGGCTGCCAAGGCCGCCGCGGCCAAATGGGAGGGCAAACTCATTCCCGGCGCCGGCCAGCCGGCGGACATTCCCGGCTCTTGGCCGCGTTTTCGCGGACCCAATTGGGACAATATCTGCACTGACCCCACTCCCCTGGCCCGAAGCTGGCCGGAAAATGGTCCCCCCCTGCTTTGGAAAATTGATGTGGGCGAAGGCTTTGCTGCCGCGGCCATCTGGAATGGGCGCGTGTACGTCATGGATTACGACCGGGCCAGCGAATCCGATGCCCTGCGCTGCCTCTCGCTGACCGATGGCCGCGAAATCTGGCGTTACGCTTACCCGAGCAAAACCAAGCGCGACCATGGCATGAGCCGCACCATTCCGGCCGTCACGGAAAAATACGTGGTGGCCATTGGCCCCAAATGTCAGGTCATTTGCGTGGACCCCCTCACCGGCGCATTGAAATGGCAGATGAATCTGCCGCGCGAATTTGGCACAGAAGTGCCCCCCTGGTACGCCGGCCAATGCCCTTACGTCGAAAACGACCGCCTCATTTTGGGCACGGGCGGCAGCGCCCTGGTGGTGGCGGTGGACTGCCTCACCGGCCAGATTGTCTGGCGCTCGCCCAATCCCAATCGCTGGCAGATGACCCATTCCTCCATCGCTCCCTTCACCTTCAACGGCCGCCGGATGTTTGCCTATTGCGCCAGCGGCGGGGTGGCCGTGGTGGCGGATGGTACGGGCGAAATCCTGTGGGAGACCAATTCCTGGAAAATCACCATTGCCAACATTGCCATGCCGCTGGTCATTGGCGGGGACCGGCTCTTTTTCAGCGGTGGTTACAACGCGGGGGCCATGATGGTGCAGTTGCGCGAGCAGCAAGGGCGCCTCGTCGGCGAGACCCTTTTCCGTTTGGAGGCCAAGACCTTCGGCGCCGAGCAACACACCCCCATCCTCTATCAGGACCATATCTTTGGTGTCCGTCCTGATGGCCAGTTGGTCTGCCTGGACCTCAACGGCAAAGTGGTCTGGCAGAGCGGCGCTGCCAACCGTTTCGGCAAAGGCCCCTATTTCATTGCCCAAGGCATGATTTACCTTCTGGATGACAACGGTACGCTGACTTTGGCCGAAGCCAGCACTGCGGGCTATAAACCGCTGGCGCGGGCCAAAGTGCTGGACGGCCCCGATGCCTGGGGCCCCCTTGCCATGGTGGCAGGGCGGCTCATCGTGCGTGACCTCTGGAAAATGGCCTGCCTGGACGTGCGCGCCAAATAGCAAAGCGTTCTTCCCAGCGCTGTGTTGTCTGGTGTCCTCGCTGCGGGCGGGGGAGGGGGAGTGGCCTGATGCGACGGCAACACCCTGAAGGAAATTACCCTCCTTCTGGGGCAGGGCAGAGGGCCGAAACATTACGCTTTGCCCATACTCAAGACTCGACAGGCTTTGCCTTGTTTGAGCATTCTCTCCGCCATGAAACACGAAACATCCCCAAAGCTGTTGTTTTGGCTCTTGCTCGCAGCTCTGGCCCTGGCCTCCTACCCGCCTGCACAGGCTGCCTTGCCCAAGTTGAAAGTTAGTGACAACCGCCGTTTTCTGGCCACCGAAGACGGGCGTCCTTTCTTTTACCTTGGCGATACCGCTTGGGAGCTTTTTCACCGGCTCAACCGCGAGGAGGCGGATCGTTACCTCGAGGACCGCGCCAAAAAAGCATTCAATGTGGTCCAAGCTGTGGCTTTGGCGGAGTTGGACGGTCTGAATGCTCCCAACGCTTATGGCCATCGCCCCTTGGTGAACAACAATCCCTTGCAGCCCGACATCAAAGAGGGCCCCAACAACGATTATTGGGACCACGTGGACTATATCATCAACAAGGCCAACAGCCTGGGCATTTATGTTGGCCTCCTGCCTACCTGGGGAGATAAATGGAATAAAAAATGGGGTGTGGGCGGCCTGCAATTTACTCCCGATATGGCGGCGGCCTACGGCGAGTGGCTCGGCAAACGCTATCGCGACAAGGGCATCATCTGGATTCTCGGCGGCGACCGGCCCGTGGAAAACGACGAGCACCGCGGCATCATTCGCGCCATGGCCCGCGGCCTGCGCCAGGGTGACGGCGGCGCGCATCTCATAACCTTTCATCCGCCCGGCGGCGCGGGCTCTTCCCAATGGTTTCATCAGGAGGACTGGCTGGACTTCAACATGCGCCAAAATGGTCATGCCGTTGATTACACCGGCCGTTATGACCAAACCCGCGCCGATTATAACCGCACTCCCATCAAGCCGGTGATTGATGGTGAGCCCATTTACGAAGACCACCCCATAAATTTTGCGGCGGATAAACAGGGCCATTCCACCGCGGCCGATGTCCGCCGGCCTTTTTACTGGGATGTTTTTTCCGGCGCCTGTGGCCATACCTATGGCCATCATTCCGTCTGGCAGATGTGGGCCACCCACCACCAGCCCATCAACAATCCCCTCATGCCGTGGCACGAGGCCATCCAGCAACCGGGCGCGGCCCAGATGCAACATGGCAAGCATCTGATTCTTTCCCGGCCCTATTTTACCCGCATCCCGGATGACGACGTGATTGTGACCGACCGGGTGGCCACCTCGGTGCCCGGGGCCGGCCGCTACCGTTTTGTGGCCACGCGGGATAGCGCTGGCAGTTACGCCATGGTCTATGCCCCGCTGGGCCGGGCCTTCAAAGTGCGCATGAACAAAATTACCGGCCCCACCGTGCGCGCCTGGTGGTTCAATCCCCGCACCGGCGCCGCCCAGCGCATCGGCGAGTTTCCCAGCACCGGCGAACGCACGTTTGTGCCGCCTGACCCGGGCGAGGTCCTCGACTGGGTGCTGGTGCTGGATGATGCCGCCAAAAATTATCCACCGCCCGGCCAAATCCAATAGCATGGTCTCTGGTTTTGTGAGGTTGGCAGGGCGTGGCATGGGTCTGGGGGGACCTCTGCTTGCGGCGGTGGCATGCTTAATTTCCCTTGGTCTGCCCGGCCCGCTTTCGGTGGGCGCGGCTTCGCGCGAAACCCTGTACCAGCGGGCCGTGGGTGCCAGTGTGGAAGTGTTGTTGGATGGTCGTCACAACGGCAGTGGTTTTTTCGTCAACGCCACTGGCACCATCGTGACCGCCGCCCACCTATTCACCCGCTCCAATGCCGTTGTGGAAGTGCTTTCACCCCGGTTTGGGCGTTTGCCGTGTCTTTTAGTGGCGCGTGACGTGGGCCACGACGTGGCCCTGCTGCAAACCCAGCCGCCCATGCGTCAGGCCCCCGCTTTGCCGCTGGCCAGCCGCCGGCCCGGCGTGGGTGAGGACTTGATGCAACTGGGAGCGCCCATTTTCCGGCAGGCCCTCTGGCAGCCGGGGCGTGTGGCCAAAGACGCTGTTGGGTATGAGTTTTACGGCCCACGGCTGGGGTACGTGGAAGTCATCTACCTGGCCGCCATGATGCAAGGCGGCACCTCCGGCGGGCCTTGGCTGGATTCCAAGGGACGGGTGGTTGGGGTTCAGTCCGGCTCTCTCTCCATGGAAAACCGGCCGATGGGCATGGCCTACCTTGCCCCGGTGGAGGCGGTGCATGCCCTCCTAAAAACCCGGCGGGACGCGGCCACTCCCGATGCGGGCGTGGGGGTGGACCATCCTTGGGAAATGGACCCCTCCTATATCAAGCAACTGCCAGCCAACTCCACCGGCCTGGTGGTCAGCGTGTTGCGCACCAATGGCCCCGCCGCCAGGGCCGGACTGAAACTTCGGGACTTCCTCATGACCGTCGGGGAACGCCCCTTGTTTCGCATCCCGGACTTGTTGCAGGAAATCCGCCGCCGGCAGCCGGGCGACACCCTCCAACTGCGCGCCTGGCGTCCCACTGAAAAAACGAATTTGACCTTCACCTTGACCCTGGATTGCGCGGAAACGGTGGTCTGGCAGAAACCTTGAGACCGGCCGCGCTGCGGATGCAAGTTGCCGAAATGTAACCGTTTTGTTGCTGAGAAATCATTATCAGGCGGTTATATTATCATGGATATGACAACAAATTGGCATCCCCCCGGGACGGCGGTGGCAGCTCCGCGGACAAAATGTTGTCACGCGTTGGAATGGGAGCGCATTCTGGTGCCGGTGGATTTCACCCCCGCTTCCATAGATGCCCTCAAATACGCCGCTCGCCTGGCTGCCGAGGCGGGTTCCAGCCTGGTGCTCCTGCACGTGCTGGACTACGTGCGCGGGGTGGATGACCGCAATTTGTTTTACGGTTTGGACGAGGTGGGCGAAATGGCCTCACGGCGCCTTGCGCATCTGGCGGGTCTGCTGGTGCCCCCACAGGTCCCGGTGCGGGTGCTGGTGCAGCGCGGCAAACCGGCACGCGAAATCCTGGCCACCGCGGTGGCGGTGGATTGCCAGGCCATTGTGCTCAGCCCTCACACGCGCAGTTGGTTTTACCGCCTCTGGGATGCCGGCGTCACGCGGCGCATTGCGCGCCAGGCGCCTTGTCATGTGTTGATTTTTCAAAGCCCCCACGCGGACAAGACCGAGCCTTCCTATTGGGATTACCTGGCCGACCGCATGGTGGAAGCGGGCGCTGAAGTCAAAACTCCCGTGGCCTGAGAGCGCTGGCCCTCCGGGGCGAAATGATGCCCTCCTTAGAATGCAGGGCGGGTGCTATCCCGCGCTGCTCAACCTTCTCCTGCCAGTTTGCGGTACAACGTGGCCAGACTGATGCCCAGGATTTCCGCCGCTTTTTCCTTGTCGCCATTCACCTGGGCGAGCACCCGGTTCAAATAGGCCTGTTCCTGGTCACGCAGGAAATTCTTCAGCGGCACAATGGGCCGGTCCGCCGCCGGTGTCTCGGCGCCTTTTAAGGGGGGGGCCACCCCCACCGGCGAGGGCGGGAACAGCTCCGGCACGTGGGTGGCAGGCTCGGGCAATTGCGCCACCTCACCCTTGTCCTGGTCGGCCAGTTGGGGCGGCACCAGGTGCGCCGGCAAATCGCTCACATGGATTATTTCCGTTTCGCTCAGGGCGCAGGCCCGCTGGATGGCGTTTTCCAGCTCGCGCACGTTGCCCGGCCAGGAATGGCTCATGAGCGTTTCCATGGCCTGGCGCGTCAATTGGAACGGCCGGCCCGAGCGGGCATGGACTTTGTTGGCCAGGAAATGCGCCACCAGCAGCGGGATATCC
This is a stretch of genomic DNA from Fontisphaera persica. It encodes these proteins:
- a CDS encoding universal stress protein — its product is MTTNWHPPGTAVAAPRTKCCHALEWERILVPVDFTPASIDALKYAARLAAEAGSSLVLLHVLDYVRGVDDRNLFYGLDEVGEMASRRLAHLAGLLVPPQVPVRVLVQRGKPAREILATAVAVDCQAIVLSPHTRSWFYRLWDAGVTRRIARQAPCHVLIFQSPHADKTEPSYWDYLADRMVEAGAEVKTPVA
- a CDS encoding glycoside hydrolase family 140 protein; this encodes MKHETSPKLLFWLLLAALALASYPPAQAALPKLKVSDNRRFLATEDGRPFFYLGDTAWELFHRLNREEADRYLEDRAKKAFNVVQAVALAELDGLNAPNAYGHRPLVNNNPLQPDIKEGPNNDYWDHVDYIINKANSLGIYVGLLPTWGDKWNKKWGVGGLQFTPDMAAAYGEWLGKRYRDKGIIWILGGDRPVENDEHRGIIRAMARGLRQGDGGAHLITFHPPGGAGSSQWFHQEDWLDFNMRQNGHAVDYTGRYDQTRADYNRTPIKPVIDGEPIYEDHPINFAADKQGHSTAADVRRPFYWDVFSGACGHTYGHHSVWQMWATHHQPINNPLMPWHEAIQQPGAAQMQHGKHLILSRPYFTRIPDDDVIVTDRVATSVPGAGRYRFVATRDSAGSYAMVYAPLGRAFKVRMNKITGPTVRAWWFNPRTGAAQRIGEFPSTGERTFVPPDPGEVLDWVLVLDDAAKNYPPPGQIQ
- a CDS encoding PQQ-binding-like beta-propeller repeat protein; the encoded protein is MTERPAAKFLPSGLIVAASLALLWWAFGPTAPVTSRLPGQDGSEQAAKAAAAKWEGKLIPGAGQPADIPGSWPRFRGPNWDNICTDPTPLARSWPENGPPLLWKIDVGEGFAAAAIWNGRVYVMDYDRASESDALRCLSLTDGREIWRYAYPSKTKRDHGMSRTIPAVTEKYVVAIGPKCQVICVDPLTGALKWQMNLPREFGTEVPPWYAGQCPYVENDRLILGTGGSALVVAVDCLTGQIVWRSPNPNRWQMTHSSIAPFTFNGRRMFAYCASGGVAVVADGTGEILWETNSWKITIANIAMPLVIGGDRLFFSGGYNAGAMMVQLREQQGRLVGETLFRLEAKTFGAEQHTPILYQDHIFGVRPDGQLVCLDLNGKVVWQSGAANRFGKGPYFIAQGMIYLLDDNGTLTLAEASTAGYKPLARAKVLDGPDAWGPLAMVAGRLIVRDLWKMACLDVRAK
- the proC gene encoding pyrroline-5-carboxylate reductase is translated as MIANLKVGFVGAGKMATALARGFVRAGLVESDAISASDVSPAALASFVREAGGRAMESNAAVADAAEVLFVAVKPAQVAGVLQEIAPQLSRRHLVVSIAAGVPLARLQAVVPEGTRVVRVMPNTPAIVGAAASAYALGAHATVADGELVQNLLAALGFACQVPEPLLDAVTGLSGSGPAYVYMVIEALSDGGVAAGLPREVATRLAAQTVLGAARMVMETGQHPGVLKDQVTSPGGTTIEGLHELEKAGVRAAFIAAVRAATDKSRLLGNK
- a CDS encoding S1C family serine protease yields the protein MACLISLGLPGPLSVGAASRETLYQRAVGASVEVLLDGRHNGSGFFVNATGTIVTAAHLFTRSNAVVEVLSPRFGRLPCLLVARDVGHDVALLQTQPPMRQAPALPLASRRPGVGEDLMQLGAPIFRQALWQPGRVAKDAVGYEFYGPRLGYVEVIYLAAMMQGGTSGGPWLDSKGRVVGVQSGSLSMENRPMGMAYLAPVEAVHALLKTRRDAATPDAGVGVDHPWEMDPSYIKQLPANSTGLVVSVLRTNGPAARAGLKLRDFLMTVGERPLFRIPDLLQEIRRRQPGDTLQLRAWRPTEKTNLTFTLTLDCAETVVWQKP